In a genomic window of Vigna angularis cultivar LongXiaoDou No.4 chromosome 6, ASM1680809v1, whole genome shotgun sequence:
- the LOC108341566 gene encoding LOB domain-containing protein 1, translated as MAFHADEAKTSMQHQPCAACRMLRRRCDSKCELAPYFPTDEVENFAVVHRVFGARNVIKMIQTVEEAKRGDAVKSMVYEATARLRDPVYGSAGVIYELQKMIEELKAQLDSIRTRMSEMREEKEQLLSIGNNYDPMFDSAMTSDPFDFPVEGGWLYSNISTPS; from the exons ATGGCTTTCCATGCTGATGAGGCAAAAACAAGTATGCAACATCAACCTTGCGCAGCTTGCAGGATGTTACGCCGCAGATGTGACAGTAAGTGCGAACTTGCTCCGTATTTCCCAACCGACGAGGTTGAGAATTTTGCCGTAGTGCATAGAGTGTTCGGTGCTAGAAACGTTATCAAAATGATTCAG aCGGTTGAGGAAGCAAAGAGAGGTGATGCAGTTAAATCCATGGTGTATGAGGCCACAGCAAGGCTTAGAGATCCAGTTTATGGGAGTGCTGGAGTTATTTATGAGTTACAAAAGATGATCGAGGAACTTAAGGCTCAGTTGGATTCGATAAGAACACGGATGTCAGAgatgagagaagaaaaggagCAGTTGTTGAGCATTGGTAACAACTACGATCCTATGTTTGATTCTGCTATGACCTCAGATCCATTTGATTTTCCTGTGGAAGGTGGCTGGCTATACAGCAATATCTCAACACCCTCCTAG